ATATAGTAAAGGTAATCTTGATACTATTATTCCTCCTTcagataattataataatacatcAAAAATGAGTGTAAAGTATAGGAAGATGTCAAGTAATTATGGAAATTTGCATAAAAATGTGTTGACCGGTTCATCAAACcaaaaagatataaaaaatgaacaatCTATAAACGctgaaaaaaaagaaagctttcttaataatattatcgatttaaaaaaaagtgaattatttattaagGAAGATAAATcagaagaagaaataaacaataatttaataaacaaattttatggagatataaaaataaaaaaaacaaataataatattattaaagCAACTTATGATGTTATTCGAAAGAAAATTAATACagatataaaattaaatgatatattagatattataaaattacCAGAAAGTGAAAATTTAGATAATGATTTAAAAACACCATGTATTAgtaaacaaaaaataatcaatGATACTCTAAATGAGGGAAAAAGCAATGTTAACCCTAATTCTCCTTACCAATTTTATAATGATTTATGGACATTTCCTTTAGAAATGttagataaatatatatttaaaaataaaaatcataattacaaaaaatgGATATCAAATTGTACAacattatttgttttaGGTTTACCTTTTCAAATGAATGAATACAATTTACTTCATAATttaatagatatatattacatgaataaaaattacGATGGTCTATTAGATATAATAGacataaataaagaagataGTTTGTTtaatcatttatatttatattcatatataaataaacctaaaaataaatataatttactATCAGAAAAATTGggtatattaaaatttgatttattatttggAAGTGAATATCATCTAGcaaaaaatgaaatgttaaattcatatttaaataacaaatacaaagaattttataaaattaacTGTAACACAGGTGCTATGGGTTTactatattttaaaaatgaacaatGTGCTATGGACTTTTGGATgatgtataataattattcatcatcgttttatgaaaaatatcTAAAATGTATACCCGATATTAATGgaattaaaatttatatagaGGCATCaatgttttatttaacTCCAGATTTGTTCTTAACACAAATTAATTATAGTGAATTAAATGCagtattaaataatatacaaaagaaaaaagggAATATACTTCAAATATTTAAtgatattaaaatatattataatgaatcTTCTATATGGAATCTTATATTCTgcaataaaaatattgaagagttttttaaaatgaaaaaaattaacgaaaatgtaaatgtaaatgaaaatgtaaatgaaaatgtaaatgtaaatgtaaatgtaaatgtaaatgtaaatgaaaatgaaaatgtaaatgaaaatgtaaatgaaaatgtaaatgaaaatgtaaataCAAATACAAATACAAATACAAATACAAATACAAACACAAACACAAATACAAACACAAATACAAATACAAATACAAATACAAACACAAATACAAATACAAATACAAATGCAAATACAAACACAAATACAAACACAAATACAAACACAAATACAAATACAGATGACGACActaatatgaacaataataatattaataaaaatatagacTTTTTATCCAACCATCTTTGCATATCCTTTCCATACGTTTCTCATTTTAAAGATAACTTTTTAATTCGCATATATGATActtacataaataaatacttAATTAATAACGGATTTTGCTTATTTGCTTGCCCATATCTTGATAAAAAAGGAGGGAAAAGAGtttatgaattttttaaaaaatttcatttattaGACTGGTTCTATAACCCAAATGATGAAAcatgttatttttatttatttaaaactATTTTGAATGTATTTTCTATATTCAAAAGAAATTTTAAAACAACATCTGATTATTACATTTGTTGTTCgctttttttaaaattgCCTTTTGGTATACTTCCAGGAATTTATATTACGTGCTTAACAAATATGAGGGATAAAAATATCCACGAAAGTGATTACATCAAAATTAGTGattatcaaaatataagtggtaatcaaaatataagtagtaatcaaaatataagtagtaatcaaaatataagtagtaatcaaaatataaatactagtcaaaatataaatactaatcaaaatataaatactaGTCAAAATATAAGTACTAGTCAATATCATCTTGATCACAAAACAGTAAACAATATTGAGAATAACACATTTGCACACAACAAtgaaaatacaaaaaatacattaaataatttgaataattaccaaaatataaattccCAGGATCATATTATATCAGACATTATTGATAACAACTGTGTGCAAAATAACAGTTCTGATTCCAAAAAAAATCTGAACATGTCAGGTGATTTcatggaaaaaaaaaaaaaaatgcaGCAAGctatattgaaaaaaagCGAAAAGCTAGCTATGAAAAATGAAGctatattaataaatagcaagaataatgataataatgaagtgatattaataaatagTAATTCTAAACATAATCATGAcataatacaaataaatggggatataaaaaacgataataataaattaacGAATACATGTTTtctattaaaaaaagaaattgtaaaaaatgtatCCTACCAAAATTTGGACacaaatgaagaaaaaataaatatatctgAACAAAATACAAAGGATAACAATttaaatacaaaaataaaagatatgAATGCAAATAAGAAGAACGAGAtagaagataataaaaaaaaagatattacAGATTATGAAACTAATTATGATGATACCGATGATCATTCAAGTGATGACGATGTATATGAAGAAGATTTTCATGATGAATACGAAAAGAAGAAGAGcaagaaaagaaataaaaaattatcactttcaaaaaataatataaaggaaaaggaaaaggaaaagtttgtaacaaataatatttctgTAACAGTACTCAccaaaaaaagaaaagagtcactaaaaaaaaatgcaaaggaaaaaaatataaattctactaatattattaaaaagactaaaaatattgtaaaTAAATCTAAAAGTGTacttcaaaaaaaaaattgatataatttttttattctatataaaaggaaaaaattatacagttatcaaaagaaaaaaaaaataattagtcaccattatatatgtacagaatatatgttttgtatataacagtatataaaagtaaataaatgtcttaattttttttttttttttgttcatatatatatatatatatattatatatatttacatttatttatttatatatgcatatatttgtttaaatattcctatggtattattttattttaatcaTTCATGGTTCTTCATGAACAATTTcatttctatatattatttattaacaaattaatataaactatatatatatatatatatatatattttcaattttCTTACAATTTTATtgattttttctttttattttttaaatttatttattcgtttatgcatatatatgaatattcCTATTCATATGCATTATATATGCCATAATTAAaacttttaatatattttaaaaatatgcTTTCAAGCTaattataaagaattaatataattacttaaattaaagaaagaaaaaaaaagaaatatacatatatatatatatatatatatatatatatatatatatatatatatatatatatgtatataagtatatatccgttttatttgtttttttggaatatatatgatatgatgattatatttacaatacagtcataattaaaaattacaaaaaaaaaagataaaaaaaatataaaatatatattcatacacctatttatttatatggattattatgtataaacATATGAGACATATGTAGGttaaaacaaaacaaaagaaacatttcattatatatcaaaaaattgcaaagaaaaaaaaaaaaattatatatatgtaacatatttttgatttatAAGTACGATTTATATGGTGATAAAAgtttatacatataattatatttacatttatgTGTTTCTATAAAAATAGAGAAAATATAATCAGATGTCCCCTTTTATCTATCTATAtctatatctatatatatatataaatatatatatatatatatatatatatatatatatatatatatatatatatgtgtcATTTGATAGATTCTAAAAAATCCGATTTATACGATATTTGCTCtgtttcattttcttcatttgCAGCTTCAGATATTTTTTGCATCTTTGGTAGGACACTTAACAAAATCAAgaagaaaaggaaaataagGAAAAGAGGACTTTTAAAAAGATAAGTAACATTAAATTTTTGTTTGGGAATAAGAAAATCATAAATCCTTTTTGCTTTAAAcacaatattattaacaatTAAATTGCTTTTCTCAAATGGTAAATTAAGTTCATATGCTTGTACTAAATATAATGTACCATTATTTGGTGTAATTTGTTTCTTCACTTcaacataatatttattaaattctAAATATGGATGATTTACATACATGGTATATTCTCCTTCTTTTACATTcttaaaaagaaatttacCATCACTCTTTGGACTTACATAAGTATCTGAATCTAAATAAATTGTACAATTAAATAACATGTCAGCGTCCCCCTTTACTATACCTtcaatataattattttttaattcaaTAACATCTTCATCACATCTCGTTATtcttatcatatatatataaagaaaaaatatactcCATAGaatttttacaaaaaaattcgtttttttattattcatcattttatcaaactattatatatttaagtgtttaaaaaaaaaaaaaaaaaaaaaattataaaatattagaaatgttttaaaaatatatataataaatataattatcctttatatgaatacattttatataaaatatttcattattttttaacattttcatatctttttttgttgtttttatatataaaactatgtttacaataaaaaaattgttcTTATTTCAagaacattttttttttctttttttttttttataaatagaatatatatatatatatatatatatatatatatatatgaaaattattatttttttataaacatttttataactttataaaaaaaaaaaaaaatttataaaatagTATTTCATCCTAATATTTCTTCtactttattatatatatattatatatatgtatatcattacatatgtttttaattatttttcaaataatttttcttaaaattatatatttataaataattataaaaaaatactagatacataatattgagatataaaaataaaaatatataaacatatggtaaacatatattaatttaatttttcttttttgtatatgataagaatatatcaatttttaatttttaatattaataatttttctgTTCAATAAATCAAATTAACAGATTTTTACacttaaaatatatatatatattatatatatataatatttatatgttcttttttttttttttttaatataacaaaatgtAGTTAATCTacatatcattatataacttataagttgttatttaaaatgtatataaggggaaaaaaaaaagaaaaaaaaatttgtcttaaaaaatattattaaaaaatcatattagtttttaataaattatagAATTTTAATCACAAAACgacaaaaaataaaataaaataaaataaataatatatatatatatatatatatatatataataaaacataaaatataaaagattaaaatttaaaaaggataaaaatatcaaaaaaatggataaaggtataaaaaataaaaaaaaattaggtatatataatatattgataatatagaatgacaatgaaaaaaaatgaaaacatatatcaaggattgttataatataaaactTCTTTAAATCGGGAATAAATGCGACTAGCtgtaaaacaaaaaaaaaatatataatataatatgaaatataaataagatATTATTGTAGTATTATagattttatttttttatttaagtattcaattattttcattggaaatatgtaaaaattataaataatctaacctaatttttcaaataaagTAGTAATATTCTCTCCTGTctaagaaaaaaaaaaataatatatatatatatatatatatatatatttagagAGAGGGAATCAAATAATTGTAAAACTCTTATATGTTGCtattcttataatatgttataaatttattaatatattttttttgaatatttatacCTTAGCTGAGCATTCTATAAATGATACATTTTCTTGTTCACAAAACTTCATGACCATctaagaaaataaaaagttaaataaattgacatacatatatataaatatacatatatatattatatcatttttcCTATCTATATGGATATGTAAACTTTTTAATGTGTCCTCATGATTACCTCTGAATTCAGTTTTTGAGGTAAGTCCTTTTTATTGGCAACTACCATGATACAACAATTTCTTGGACCATTTGATTT
The genomic region above belongs to Plasmodium reichenowi strain SY57 chromosome 13, whole genome shotgun sequence and contains:
- a CDS encoding hypothetical protein (conserved Plasmodium protein, unknown function), giving the protein MKRNKYGRDSYEYKKVKKEDSYIHSDKKKCDEDKLSEATDQEKKSKNNEKYKHEHANNLNMKRNNSIFHNGDDNENNTHSIYTSKEHINDNVNSKNKSHVIQTKYSKGNLDTIIPPSDNYNNTSKMSVKYRKMSSNYGNLHKNVLTGSSNQKDIKNEQSINAEKKESFLNNIIDLKKSELFIKEDKSEEEINNNLINKFYGDIKIKKTNNNIIKATYDVIRKKINTDIKLNDILDIIKLPESENLDNDLKTPCISKQKIINDTLNEGKSNVNPNSPYQFYNDLWTFPLEMLDKYIFKNKNHNYKKWISNCTTLFVLGLPFQMNEYNLLHNLIDIYYMNKNYDGLLDIIDINKEDSLFNHLYLYSYINKPKNKYNLLSEKLGILKFDLLFGSEYHLAKNEMLNSYLNNKYKEFYKINCNTGAMGLLYFKNEQCAMDFWMMYNNYSSSFYEKYLKCIPDINGIKIYIEASMFYLTPDLFLTQINYSELNAVLNNIQKKKGNILQIFNDIKIYYNESSIWNLIFCNKNIEEFFKMKKINENVNVNENVNENVNVNVNVNVNVNENENVNENVNENVNENVNTNTNTNTNTNTNTNTNTNTNTNTNTNTNTNTNTNTNANTNTNTNTNTNTNTNTDDDTNMNNNNINKNIDFLSNHLCISFPYVSHFKDNFLIRIYDTYINKYLINNGFCLFACPYLDKKGGKRVYEFFKKFHLLDWFYNPNDETCYFYLFKTILNVFSIFKRNFKTTSDYYICCSLFLKLPFGILPGIYITCLTNMRDKNIHESDYIKISDYQNISGNQNISSNQNISSNQNISSNQNINTSQNINTNQNINTSQNISTSQYHLDHKTVNNIENNTFAHNNENTKNTLNNLNNYQNINSQDHIISDIIDNNCVQNNSSDSKKNLNMSGDFMEKKKKMQQAILKKSEKLAMKNEAILINSKNNDNNEVILINSNSKHNHDIIQINGDIKNDNNKLTNTCFLLKKEIVKNVSYQNLDTNEEKINISEQNTKDNNLNTKIKDMNANKKNEIEDNKKKDITDYETNYDDTDDHSSDDDVYEEDFHDEYEKKKSKKRNKKLSLSKNNIKEKEKEKFVTNNISVTVLTKKRKESLKKNAKEKNINSTNIIKKTKNIVNKSKSVLQKKN